The following proteins are co-located in the Pseudomonas cavernae genome:
- a CDS encoding multicopper oxidase family protein, whose translation MLTPLLLNGRRAGADDDPEPPVFPPSPPTTPWQEELPTAITPLPALAALTPAPTVAPNIAGGEAGRAPHQRYDELISALGVAPLLYELKAKEQPDWVFNPAYPPQPIWGYEGTTPGATSPGPTIFARYGRPILCRIRNQLPQNHVGFGTPEISTHLHNLHTPSESDGFPGDFYSANKAGPTLTAPGEFKDHFYPNIYAGYDQLQNHIGDPNEALGTLWYHDHTMDFTAPNLVRGLFGFYFIFDPLDPGNERDPIPGALRLPSHPYDYPLSFADKRFDANGILFYDQFNPDGVLGDKVVVNGKIEPVLKVAARKYRFRLLNVGPSRFYGLSLVTPSNVRQTFTYIANDGNLLPAPLLNQTLVSFSVAERADIVVDFSRYPIGTELYLINRLRQDSTRGPDGTGIGSNGPRILKFIVDRFPPVQDLSQVPAALRPLPPLSLAEIAAARVRRWDFDHDRGVWVINDRLFNVQSARAQIPQGAAEVWVLINDDDGWQHPIHIHFEEGRILSKTREGRNVAVPLHERGRKDVFLLGEDETLRVFIRFRDFLGKYVMHCHNLIHEDHAMMVRFDIVAQSGNPGPGGGGSSGSG comes from the coding sequence ATGCTGACGCCGCTACTCCTGAACGGGCGCCGCGCCGGCGCCGATGATGATCCAGAGCCCCCGGTATTCCCCCCGAGCCCGCCCACGACTCCGTGGCAGGAAGAGCTGCCCACCGCGATCACCCCGCTGCCAGCGCTCGCCGCCCTGACCCCCGCCCCCACCGTGGCGCCGAATATTGCAGGCGGTGAAGCGGGGCGCGCCCCGCACCAACGCTATGACGAGCTGATCAGTGCGCTCGGCGTAGCGCCGCTCTTGTACGAGCTGAAGGCCAAGGAACAGCCCGACTGGGTGTTCAACCCGGCCTATCCGCCGCAACCGATCTGGGGTTACGAAGGCACCACGCCGGGTGCGACCAGCCCGGGCCCGACGATCTTCGCCCGCTATGGCCGGCCGATCCTCTGCCGCATACGCAACCAGCTGCCGCAGAATCATGTCGGTTTCGGCACGCCCGAGATCTCCACCCACCTGCACAACTTGCATACGCCGTCGGAGAGCGATGGTTTCCCAGGCGACTTCTACAGCGCGAACAAGGCCGGCCCGACCCTGACTGCGCCTGGAGAATTCAAAGACCACTTCTACCCGAACATCTATGCCGGTTACGACCAGCTGCAAAACCACATCGGCGACCCGAACGAGGCCCTGGGCACGCTGTGGTATCACGACCACACCATGGACTTCACCGCGCCGAACCTGGTGCGCGGTTTGTTCGGCTTCTACTTTATTTTCGACCCGCTTGACCCGGGTAACGAGCGTGATCCAATCCCCGGCGCCCTGCGGCTGCCGAGCCACCCCTACGACTACCCGTTGAGCTTTGCGGATAAACGCTTCGATGCCAACGGCATCCTGTTCTATGACCAGTTCAACCCCGACGGGGTGCTCGGCGACAAGGTGGTGGTCAACGGCAAGATCGAGCCGGTACTCAAGGTGGCGGCGCGCAAGTACCGCTTCCGCCTGCTCAATGTCGGGCCCAGCCGTTTCTATGGCCTGTCCCTGGTGACGCCGAGCAATGTGCGGCAGACCTTCACCTACATCGCCAACGACGGCAACCTGTTGCCGGCGCCGCTGCTGAACCAGACCCTGGTCAGCTTTTCCGTGGCGGAGCGCGCCGACATAGTGGTGGACTTTTCCCGCTACCCGATCGGTACCGAACTCTATCTGATCAACCGGCTCCGTCAGGACAGCACCCGCGGACCCGATGGCACTGGCATCGGCAGTAATGGCCCGCGCATCCTCAAGTTCATCGTCGACCGCTTCCCGCCGGTGCAGGACCTGAGCCAGGTACCGGCTGCGCTGCGCCCGCTGCCGCCACTCAGTCTCGCCGAAATCGCCGCCGCGCGAGTGCGCCGCTGGGATTTCGACCACGACCGCGGGGTGTGGGTGATTAACGACAGGCTGTTCAACGTGCAATCCGCGCGCGCCCAGATCCCCCAAGGCGCCGCCGAGGTGTGGGTACTGATCAATGACGACGACGGCTGGCAACACCCGATCCATATCCACTTCGAGGAGGGGCGCATCCTCAGCAAGACCCGGGAGGGGAGAAACGTGGCGGTGCCGCTGCACGAGCGAGGCCGCAAGGACGTCTTCTTGCTCGGCGAGGATGAGACCCTGCGGGTGTTCATTCGCTTCCGCGACTTCCTCGGCAAGTACGTCATGCACTGCCACAACCTGATCCACGAGGATCACGCGATGATGGTGCGCTTTGACATCGTGGCGCAAAGCGGCAACCCAGGCCCCGGCGGCGGAGGTAGCAGCGGCAGCGGCTAA
- a CDS encoding cysteine hydrolase family protein — protein sequence MSQSPKRALIVIDVQNEYVTGNLLIEYPDVNQSLANIARAMDAATAAGIPVVLVQHLAPETSPIFARGSQGAELHPLVAGRPHDLLVEKNLASALTGTGLGQWLRERQIDTLSVVGYMTHNCDDSTARQARHEGWNVELLHDAAGSVSYANKLGSATAEEIHKVFTLVMHTGFAAVVSTEEWLSAVQTGETLQADNIYLSNQRAVKAR from the coding sequence ATGTCCCAGTCCCCCAAACGCGCCCTGATCGTGATCGACGTGCAGAACGAGTACGTCACCGGCAACCTGCTGATCGAATACCCAGACGTGAACCAGTCCCTGGCCAATATCGCCAGGGCCATGGACGCCGCCACCGCCGCCGGCATCCCAGTGGTACTGGTGCAGCACCTGGCGCCGGAGACCTCGCCCATCTTCGCCCGCGGCAGTCAGGGCGCCGAGCTGCACCCGCTGGTGGCCGGCCGGCCCCACGATCTGCTGGTGGAGAAGAACCTGGCCAGCGCCCTGACCGGTACCGGCCTCGGCCAGTGGCTGCGGGAGCGGCAGATCGACACCCTCAGCGTGGTTGGCTACATGACCCACAACTGCGACGACTCCACCGCGCGCCAGGCCCGGCACGAGGGCTGGAACGTCGAGCTGCTGCACGATGCCGCCGGCTCTGTGTCCTACGCCAACAAGCTGGGTTCGGCCACGGCCGAGGAGATCCACAAGGTCTTTACCCTGGTGATGCACACGGGCTTCGCCGCGGTGGTCAGTACCGAGGAGTGGCTGAGCGCGGTCCAGACCGGCGAGACGCTGCAAGCGGACAATATCTACCTGTCCAACCAGCGGGCGGTAAAGGCGCGGTAG
- a CDS encoding PA1414 family protein: protein MKHRLNEWLRQLGVALGLSETPRLQPVPIRSDEQRRLAEQRRRH from the coding sequence ATGAAACACCGACTTAACGAGTGGTTGAGGCAATTGGGTGTAGCGCTGGGCCTGAGCGAAACGCCACGTCTTCAGCCCGTTCCGATTCGCAGTGACGAACAGCGTCGCCTGGCCGAGCAGCGTCGCCGCCACTGA
- a CDS encoding SCO family protein, which yields MRQWLLPVLTALLLAGCGEQGWQTKDITGFMPALEFNLTDENGRLVSAKDYLGKPTLLFFGFTHCPDVCPTTLAYLAAVSKQLDGKAREDLQVLFVSVDPVRDDPQTLRHFTDTFGPQFIGLTGDKAALDALTRRYYSLYESGAKDEAGNYAVMHSSAVYAFNRNGEARFLFHGGDPMDPVIADLRHLSKDD from the coding sequence ATGCGCCAGTGGCTACTTCCTGTGCTCACTGCGCTGCTACTCGCCGGTTGCGGTGAGCAGGGCTGGCAGACCAAGGACATCACGGGCTTCATGCCAGCGCTTGAGTTCAACTTGACGGATGAGAACGGGCGCCTGGTGAGCGCCAAGGACTACCTCGGCAAGCCCACCCTGCTGTTCTTCGGGTTCACGCACTGCCCTGATGTTTGCCCAACGACGCTCGCCTATCTCGCGGCAGTTTCCAAACAGCTGGATGGCAAGGCGCGGGAGGACCTGCAGGTCTTGTTCGTCTCGGTCGATCCGGTACGAGATGATCCGCAGACGCTGCGCCACTTCACCGACACTTTCGGACCGCAATTTATCGGGCTCACCGGTGACAAGGCCGCACTCGATGCGCTGACCCGGCGCTACTACAGCCTCTACGAATCCGGAGCCAAGGACGAAGCAGGCAATTATGCCGTGATGCACTCCAGTGCTGTGTACGCGTTCAATCGCAATGGCGAGGCGCGGTTCCTGTTCCACGGTGGCGATCCGATGGACCCGGTGATTGCGGATCTGCGCCACCTTTCCAAAGATGACTAG
- a CDS encoding multicopper oxidase family protein, with amino-acid sequence MEWVTTPQPIFPPSPTTTPWLEELPRQIVPIVPLDPLITPLTPSPTVEANIAGGEAGRDPHQRYAELTTRFGAPQLYELEAVENPAWVTHPDLPLQTVWAYRRATPDAGVPATPPDATVPATIFARYGTPILCRIHNKLPPDHVGFGSPEISTHLHNLHTPSESDGFPGDFYSPTHAGPTLTAPGGFKDHFYPNIYAGYDEQKTPLGDPNEALGTLFFHDHTLDFTAPNVYRGLVGFYLLFDELDSGDERDPNPGALHLPSHPYDYPLAFGDRRFTPQPGGQLFFDQLHAEGVLGDKVVVNGKVEPVLPVARRKYRLRLLNSGTSRMYEFYLVTGNNAVQRFDYIANDGNLLPETLRDQTKVRLGVAERGDIVVDFANYPIGTELYLVNRIRQDSTRGPKDVKAPGTRVLKFIVDRDPPEPDMSEVPDKLRDLPDLPADIAALPVRRWEFDRKNGLWVVNGQLVDVDNPRAKVKQGSAEVWEFVDDGGGWTHPIHSHFEEGRMLSKTIDEIEVPVPLHERGRKDVFVLEQTMTMRVLFRFRDFKGKYVMHCHNVIHEDHAMMVRWDIVGEGEEDVGEDVNDDVDVDVDVDVDVDVDDDDDDD; translated from the coding sequence GTGGAGTGGGTCACCACACCCCAGCCGATCTTTCCCCCCAGCCCGACCACCACGCCCTGGCTGGAGGAACTGCCCAGGCAGATCGTGCCGATCGTGCCGCTCGACCCACTAATAACCCCGCTAACCCCGAGTCCCACTGTGGAGGCGAATATAGCCGGCGGCGAAGCCGGGCGAGACCCGCACCAGCGTTACGCCGAGCTCACCACAAGGTTCGGCGCGCCGCAGCTCTATGAGTTGGAGGCCGTGGAGAATCCCGCCTGGGTGACCCATCCGGACCTGCCCTTGCAGACCGTCTGGGCCTACCGCAGAGCCACGCCCGACGCGGGCGTGCCCGCTACACCGCCGGACGCCACCGTGCCCGCCACCATCTTCGCCCGCTACGGCACGCCTATCCTCTGCCGCATCCACAACAAACTGCCGCCGGATCACGTCGGCTTCGGCAGCCCCGAGATCTCCACCCACCTGCACAATCTGCATACGCCGTCGGAGAGCGACGGCTTCCCCGGCGACTTCTACAGCCCGACTCATGCCGGGCCGACCCTGACTGCGCCCGGGGGATTCAAGGACCACTTCTACCCCAACATCTATGCCGGCTACGACGAGCAGAAAACGCCCCTCGGCGATCCGAACGAGGCCCTGGGCACGCTGTTCTTCCATGACCACACCCTGGATTTCACCGCGCCAAACGTCTACCGCGGCCTGGTCGGCTTTTACCTGCTGTTCGACGAGCTCGACTCGGGCGACGAGCGCGATCCGAACCCGGGCGCGCTGCACCTGCCGAGCCATCCCTACGACTACCCGCTGGCCTTCGGCGACCGGCGCTTCACCCCGCAGCCGGGCGGCCAGCTGTTCTTCGACCAGCTGCATGCCGAGGGCGTGCTGGGCGACAAGGTGGTGGTCAACGGCAAGGTCGAGCCGGTGTTGCCAGTCGCCAGGCGCAAGTACCGCCTGCGCCTGCTCAACAGCGGCACCAGCCGCATGTATGAGTTCTATCTGGTCACGGGGAACAATGCGGTGCAGCGCTTCGACTACATCGCCAACGACGGCAACCTGTTGCCGGAAACGCTGCGCGATCAGACCAAGGTGCGGCTTGGCGTGGCCGAGCGCGGCGACATAGTGGTGGACTTTGCCAACTACCCGATCGGCACCGAGCTCTACCTGGTCAACCGGATCCGCCAGGACAGCACCCGTGGCCCCAAGGACGTCAAGGCGCCAGGCACCCGCGTGCTCAAGTTCATCGTCGATCGCGACCCGCCTGAGCCGGACATGAGCGAGGTGCCGGACAAGCTGCGGGACTTGCCGGATCTGCCCGCCGACATCGCGGCATTGCCGGTGCGGCGCTGGGAGTTCGATCGCAAGAATGGCCTGTGGGTGGTCAACGGGCAGCTGGTCGACGTGGACAACCCGCGGGCCAAGGTCAAGCAAGGCAGCGCCGAGGTCTGGGAGTTCGTGGATGACGGCGGCGGCTGGACTCATCCCATCCACAGCCACTTCGAGGAAGGTCGCATGCTCAGCAAGACCATCGATGAGATCGAGGTGCCGGTGCCGCTGCACGAGCGCGGCCGCAAGGACGTTTTCGTGCTGGAGCAGACCATGACCATGCGGGTGCTCTTTCGCTTCCGCGATTTCAAGGGCAAATACGTCATGCACTGCCACAACGTGATCCACGAGGACCACGCGATGATGGTGCGTTGGGACATCGTGGGCGAGGGCGAGGAGGACGTGGGCGAGGACGTGAACGATGACGTCGATGTGGACGTGGACGTGGACGTGGACGTGGACGTGGACGATGACGATGACGACGACTGA
- a CDS encoding MBL fold metallo-hydrolase produces MRIVSRDQWFAVEQRHDGISLIHEPYVRPFYRCNMWHIQGRDRDLLLDSGSGLVSLREQLPWLTARPLLAVASHTHFDHIGGHHEFSERLVHPAEADILAAPTNSSTLAALCIGEQMFEAHPDCPLCYAEYRVKAAPATRLIEEGEVLDLGDRVLEVLHTPGHSPGGISLWESKTATLFSGDIIYDGPLVEDAYHSNLADYAKSLARLRKLPVHTVHGGHFPSFSGARLNQLIDSWFRAHD; encoded by the coding sequence ATGAGAATCGTCAGCCGCGACCAGTGGTTCGCCGTCGAGCAGCGTCACGACGGCATCAGCCTGATCCACGAGCCCTACGTGCGACCCTTCTACCGCTGCAACATGTGGCACATCCAGGGCCGCGACCGCGACCTGCTGCTCGACTCCGGTTCCGGTCTGGTCAGCCTGCGCGAGCAGCTGCCGTGGCTGACCGCGCGGCCGCTGCTGGCGGTGGCCAGCCACACCCACTTCGATCATATCGGCGGCCATCATGAGTTCAGCGAGCGCCTGGTGCATCCGGCCGAGGCGGACATCCTCGCCGCACCGACCAACAGCAGCACCCTGGCCGCGCTGTGCATCGGCGAGCAGATGTTCGAGGCGCACCCGGATTGCCCGCTGTGCTACGCCGAATACCGCGTCAAGGCGGCGCCGGCGACGCGGTTGATCGAGGAAGGCGAGGTGCTGGACCTGGGTGATCGGGTACTGGAAGTGCTGCATACCCCCGGGCATTCGCCGGGCGGCATCAGTTTGTGGGAAAGCAAGACCGCCACCCTATTCAGCGGCGACATCATCTATGACGGCCCGCTGGTGGAGGATGCCTATCACTCGAATCTGGCGGATTACGCGAAAAGCCTGGCGCGGCTGCGCAAACTACCGGTGCACACCGTACATGGCGGGCATTTCCCGAGCTTTTCCGGAGCACGCCTGAACCAGCTGATCGACAGCTGGTTCAGAGCCCACGATTAG
- the ptrR gene encoding putrescine utilization regulator PtrR: protein MELSQLRIFQAVAEEGSIAKAAVRMSRVPSNLSTRLRQLEESLGVELFLRERQRLQLSAAGKVLQSYAERLFALQAEAEAALKGGEPAGDFTIGSMYSTAAIHLPAMLACYHRAYPAVNLQVQTQPSGELVEGLIGGRLDAALIDGPMEYAELDGLPLFEEELVLITAAGHGPVASAADVAGESVYTFRPRCSYRRRLEAWFAASRVAMGQIMEIESYHSMLACVVAGGGVALVPSSMLASLPGRESVDAHALAAPFDRTTTWLMWRKGMLGANLRAWIELQQGRLQAP, encoded by the coding sequence ATGGAGCTGAGCCAGCTGCGCATCTTCCAGGCGGTCGCCGAGGAAGGTTCCATCGCCAAGGCGGCGGTGCGCATGAGCCGCGTGCCGTCGAACCTGTCCACCCGCCTGCGCCAGCTGGAAGAGAGCCTCGGCGTCGAGCTGTTCCTGCGCGAGCGCCAACGCCTGCAGTTGTCCGCCGCCGGCAAGGTGCTGCAGAGCTATGCCGAGCGCCTGTTCGCCCTGCAGGCCGAGGCCGAGGCGGCGCTGAAGGGCGGCGAGCCGGCCGGGGATTTCACCATCGGCTCGATGTACAGCACCGCGGCCATCCATTTGCCGGCCATGCTGGCGTGTTATCACCGAGCTTACCCGGCGGTGAACCTGCAGGTGCAGACCCAACCCAGCGGCGAGCTGGTGGAAGGCCTGATCGGCGGGCGCCTGGATGCCGCGTTGATCGACGGGCCGATGGAGTACGCCGAGCTGGACGGTCTGCCGTTGTTCGAGGAGGAGCTGGTGCTGATCACCGCGGCCGGGCACGGGCCGGTAGCCTCGGCTGCGGACGTGGCCGGTGAGTCGGTGTACACCTTCCGCCCGCGCTGCTCCTACCGGCGCCGGCTGGAGGCCTGGTTCGCCGCCTCGCGCGTGGCGATGGGGCAGATCATGGAGATCGAGTCCTACCACAGCATGCTTGCCTGCGTGGTTGCCGGCGGCGGTGTGGCGCTGGTGCCGAGTTCCATGCTGGCCAGTCTGCCGGGCCGCGAAAGCGTGGATGCCCACGCGCTGGCGGCGCCGTTTGATCGCACCACCACCTGGCTGATGTGGCGCAAGGGCATGCTCGGCGCCAACCTGCGCGCCTGGATCGAGTTGCAGCAGGGCCGCCTTCAGGCGCCCTGA
- a CDS encoding MFS transporter, with product MSPLVRIFASVLALFVAMGVGRFALTPQLPHLIAEGQVSLTGAGLVAAANYLGYLLGALEALYASSAAQARRRLFGGLWACVLITLASAWVQGFWAHVGLRFGAGVASAWVLVVVTGVSQQLAVQAGKPRLGGLIFTGPSLGVLVTGLMALGMNQHQQDSAALWLLYGLTALLLSLIAHPLLPRPVEPSGALPVTPSRRPRALYPLLAAYSLVGLGYIIPATFLAQMAAARFHGQWQADLFWPCYGLAATLGVVLVSLRRQTPGGTGRWLIGALWLQALGMLACLLPGMAGLALGVLLCGGPFLAGMQLVMQHAREIDPHGQQRNVGLLTAGFALGQLTGPLLAALSSHFSGGLQPALWVAGAAMLLAGLLMLARGSSTCGEFIREASPKAAQRGALHG from the coding sequence ATGTCCCCGCTCGTTAGGATTTTCGCCAGTGTGCTGGCGCTGTTCGTCGCCATGGGCGTAGGCCGTTTCGCCCTCACCCCGCAACTGCCGCACCTGATCGCCGAAGGCCAGGTCAGCCTCACCGGCGCCGGCCTGGTGGCCGCCGCTAACTACCTCGGCTACCTGCTCGGCGCGCTGGAGGCGCTGTATGCCAGCTCCGCCGCCCAGGCCCGGCGCCGGCTGTTCGGCGGTCTGTGGGCCTGCGTGCTGATCACTCTGGCGTCGGCCTGGGTGCAGGGTTTCTGGGCGCATGTCGGGCTGCGCTTCGGCGCCGGCGTGGCCAGCGCCTGGGTGTTGGTGGTGGTCACCGGCGTCAGCCAGCAGCTGGCGGTGCAGGCCGGCAAGCCGCGCCTCGGCGGGCTGATCTTCACCGGGCCGAGCCTCGGCGTGCTGGTCACCGGGCTGATGGCCCTGGGCATGAACCAGCACCAGCAGGACTCCGCCGCACTCTGGCTGCTCTACGGCCTCACCGCCCTGCTGCTCAGCCTGATCGCCCACCCGCTGCTGCCCCGCCCCGTCGAGCCGAGCGGCGCCCTGCCCGTCACCCCGAGCCGCCGCCCGCGCGCGCTGTATCCGCTGCTGGCGGCCTACAGCCTGGTGGGTTTGGGTTACATCATTCCCGCCACCTTCCTGGCGCAGATGGCCGCCGCGCGTTTCCACGGCCAGTGGCAGGCCGACCTGTTCTGGCCCTGCTACGGCCTGGCGGCGACGCTCGGCGTGGTGCTGGTCAGCCTGCGCCGGCAGACGCCCGGCGGCACCGGGCGCTGGCTGATCGGCGCGCTATGGCTACAGGCCCTGGGCATGCTGGCCTGCCTGCTGCCGGGGATGGCCGGTCTGGCACTGGGGGTGCTGCTGTGCGGCGGGCCCTTCCTCGCCGGCATGCAGTTGGTCATGCAGCATGCCCGCGAGATCGACCCGCACGGCCAGCAGCGCAATGTCGGCCTGCTCACCGCCGGCTTCGCCCTCGGGCAGTTGACCGGGCCGCTGCTCGCCGCGCTCAGCAGCCACTTCAGCGGCGGACTGCAGCCGGCGCTGTGGGTGGCCGGCGCAGCGATGCTGCTGGCCGGGCTGTTGATGCTGGCCCGGGGAAGCAGTACCTGTGGCGAATTCATTCGCGAAGCCAGCCCGAAGGCGGCGCAACGAGGGGCATTACACGGATGA
- a CDS encoding helix-turn-helix domain-containing protein, with the protein MPEHVVAVVAFDQISPFHLSVPCLVFGEFRPNTSPFELRVCAAESGPLRTTAGFSIAVSHGLEALESAATIIVPSWRDPAERPPQPLLDALVAAHRRGAQLVGLCLGSYVLAEAGLLNGLRATTHWAWAQDFAQRYPQIAVDPDVLYLEDGGLLTSAGTAAGIDCCLHLLRRHCGAEMANRVARRLVVPPHRQGGQAQFIEQPLPANARDDRLSALLDWVRANLDQEHNLDSLAQRALMSRRTFTRHFRQLTGSTVGDWLLAERLALSQRLLETTGQSVEQIAGLAGFGSPVSLRHHFGKAFGVSPSAWRQSFQGA; encoded by the coding sequence ATGCCGGAGCATGTCGTCGCGGTGGTCGCCTTCGACCAGATCAGCCCCTTCCACCTCTCGGTACCCTGCCTGGTGTTCGGCGAGTTCCGCCCCAACACGTCGCCCTTCGAGTTGCGCGTGTGCGCCGCCGAAAGCGGGCCGCTGCGCACTACCGCGGGTTTCAGCATCGCCGTCAGCCATGGCCTGGAGGCCCTGGAAAGTGCCGCCACCATCATAGTGCCGAGCTGGCGTGACCCCGCCGAGCGACCGCCCCAGCCACTGCTGGATGCCCTGGTGGCCGCCCACCGCCGTGGCGCCCAGCTGGTAGGGCTGTGCCTGGGCTCCTATGTGCTGGCCGAGGCCGGGCTGCTGAATGGCCTCAGGGCCACCACCCACTGGGCCTGGGCACAGGATTTCGCCCAGCGCTATCCACAGATTGCGGTGGACCCCGATGTGCTCTACCTGGAGGACGGCGGCCTGCTGACCTCGGCCGGCACCGCCGCCGGCATCGACTGCTGCCTGCACCTGCTGCGCCGGCACTGTGGCGCCGAGATGGCCAACCGCGTGGCCCGACGTCTGGTGGTACCGCCCCATCGCCAGGGCGGCCAGGCGCAGTTCATCGAACAACCGCTGCCGGCCAACGCCCGCGACGACCGCCTGAGCGCCCTGCTCGACTGGGTGCGGGCCAACCTGGACCAGGAGCACAACCTCGATAGCCTGGCCCAGCGCGCACTGATGAGCCGGCGTACCTTCACCCGCCACTTCCGCCAACTCACCGGCAGCACGGTCGGCGACTGGCTGCTGGCCGAGCGCCTGGCCCTGAGCCAGCGCCTGCTGGAAACCACCGGCCAGAGCGTCGAACAGATCGCCGGGCTGGCCGGCTTCGGCTCCCCGGTGTCGCTGCGGCACCACTTCGGCAAAGCCTTCGGGGTGTCGCCCTCGGCCTGGCGGCAGAGCTTTCAGGGCGCCTGA
- a CDS encoding SCO family protein encodes MNTRRNLLVGMGAAALGVAAWYGAGEEPQRARSGAADGGYFPNTPLYTHEGQAVRFYDELIRGKVVAINMMYTSCTGICPTATANLRLVQQLLGERVGRDVFMYSISLQPELDTPQILKEYVERHHIEPGWWFLTGAPADIERLRFSLGFYSPDPLVDGNKANHSGILRIGNDAYQRWTMAPALAEPEQILATINHVDRAVVLTA; translated from the coding sequence ATGAACACTCGCAGAAATCTCTTAGTCGGCATGGGCGCCGCCGCGCTCGGCGTGGCCGCTTGGTACGGGGCCGGCGAAGAACCGCAGCGCGCCCGTAGCGGCGCTGCGGACGGCGGCTACTTCCCGAACACGCCGCTGTATACCCACGAAGGCCAGGCGGTCAGGTTCTACGATGAGCTGATCCGCGGCAAGGTGGTCGCCATCAACATGATGTACACCTCGTGCACCGGGATTTGCCCGACCGCGACGGCCAACCTGCGGCTGGTGCAGCAACTGTTGGGCGAACGCGTGGGACGCGACGTGTTCATGTACTCGATCAGCCTGCAGCCCGAACTGGATACGCCGCAGATCCTCAAGGAGTACGTCGAGAGGCACCACATCGAGCCCGGCTGGTGGTTCTTGACCGGCGCGCCCGCCGACATCGAGCGACTGCGCTTTAGCCTCGGCTTCTACAGTCCCGACCCGCTGGTCGACGGCAATAAAGCGAACCATTCCGGCATTCTGCGCATCGGCAACGATGCCTACCAGCGCTGGACCATGGCGCCCGCGCTGGCTGAGCCGGAGCAGATCCTCGCTACCATCAATCATGTGGACAGGGCCGTCGTGCTTACGGCTTAG
- a CDS encoding TlpA family protein disulfide reductase: protein MPEVQFVDGEGKPHTLADFKGKVVLLNLWATWCVPCRKEMPTLDRLQAQLGGPDFQVLALSIDLDGLQVVRDFYKEVGIQHLGIYIDESASAISSLGAFGLPATLLLDRQGRELGRKLGEATWDSPEVVAYLREVIATSRGQ, encoded by the coding sequence GTGCCGGAAGTCCAGTTCGTCGATGGCGAAGGCAAGCCGCATACCTTGGCCGACTTCAAGGGCAAGGTGGTGCTGCTCAATCTCTGGGCCACCTGGTGCGTCCCTTGCCGTAAGGAAATGCCGACCCTGGATCGGCTGCAGGCGCAACTGGGTGGCCCCGATTTTCAGGTGCTGGCCCTGTCCATCGACCTGGATGGGCTACAGGTAGTACGCGACTTTTATAAGGAGGTCGGTATCCAGCACCTGGGAATCTATATCGACGAGAGTGCCAGCGCTATTTCGAGCCTCGGCGCATTCGGCCTGCCGGCCACCTTGCTGCTGGACCGCCAGGGCCGGGAACTGGGGCGCAAGCTCGGCGAGGCCACATGGGACAGCCCGGAGGTCGTCGCGTACCTGCGGGAAGTGATTGCGACGAGCAGGGGGCAATAG
- a CDS encoding SCO family protein, with protein MNTRRNLLAGIGALGAAALGWAAWHEAGEAPQRLRSAAAGGRLPNTPLYTHEGQAVRFYDDLVRDKVVAINMMYASCTGICPTATANLRLVQQLLGERLGRDVFMYSITLQPELDTPQSLKEYVALHHIEPGWLFLTGAPADIEQLRYSLGFYDPDPLVDGNKASHSGMLRIGNDAYERWTMAPALATPKQILATINHVDRSRVHRA; from the coding sequence ATGAACACTCGCAGAAATCTATTGGCCGGCATCGGCGCCCTCGGCGCCGCCGCGCTCGGCTGGGCCGCCTGGCACGAGGCCGGCGAAGCACCGCAACGCCTTCGCAGCGCCGCCGCTGGCGGTCGCCTGCCGAACACGCCGCTCTATACCCACGAAGGCCAGGCGGTGCGCTTCTACGACGACCTGGTCCGCGACAAGGTGGTCGCCATCAACATGATGTATGCCTCGTGCACCGGGATTTGCCCGACCGCGACGGCCAACCTGCGGCTGGTGCAGCAACTGTTGGGCGAACGCCTGGGGCGCGACGTCTTCATGTACTCGATCACCCTGCAGCCCGAGTTGGACACGCCGCAGAGCCTCAAGGAATACGTCGCGCTGCACCATATCGAGCCGGGCTGGTTGTTCTTGACCGGTGCGCCCGCCGACATCGAGCAATTGCGCTACAGCCTCGGCTTCTACGACCCCGACCCGCTGGTCGACGGCAACAAGGCCAGCCACTCCGGCATGCTGCGCATCGGCAACGACGCCTATGAGCGCTGGACCATGGCGCCCGCACTGGCCACGCCCAAGCAGATCCTCGCCACCATCAATCATGTGGACAGATCCAGGGTGCACAGGGCTTAG